A genomic stretch from Pseudomonadota bacterium includes:
- the rpsO gene encoding 30S ribosomal protein S15, whose protein sequence is MSALHTEKKQEIISRYRQHGSDTGSPEVQIALISERITYLTDHFKTHAKDHHSRRGLLKLVSKRRHMLDYLKRADLERYRKLIRDLGIRK, encoded by the coding sequence ATGTCGGCGCTTCACACGGAAAAGAAACAGGAGATCATCTCCAGGTACAGGCAGCACGGGAGCGACACCGGTTCGCCGGAGGTCCAGATCGCGCTCATCTCGGAACGGATCACGTACCTGACGGATCATTTCAAGACGCACGCAAAGGATCACCACTCGAGGCGTGGGCTGCTCAAGCTCGTCAGCAAGCGGCGCCACATGCTCGACTACCTGAAGCGCGCCGACCTGGAACGGTACCGCAAGCTGATCCGGGATCTCGGCATCCGGAAGTAG